The Thiorhodovibrio frisius genome segment TCCTGCTAGCACAGGTCGCAAGCCTCATGGGTCAGCAGGCTAGAGCTAAGGGGCTCGCCTTCCAGCTTGATACGCCGTCAGGGCTCGCCGCCTGGCTGCGCGGCGACGCGTTGCGGCTGGAGCAGATCCTCGTCAACCTGGTCAGCAATGCGGTGAAATTCACCGAGCGCGGCGAGGTATGCGTAAAGGTTAGCCAAGAGGATATCGACACCAGGACGGTGCGGTTGCGCCTGGATGTCCAGGACACGGGGATCGGGATCAGCCCCGAGCATCTGGCCACCTTGGGCACCGCCTTTACCCAAGCCGACGAGAGCATCACTCGCCGGTTCGGTGGCACCGGGCTGGGCCTGGCCATCAGCAAACAGTTGGTGGAGCAAATGGACGGCACCCTCGACGTTGACAGCACCCTCGGAGTCGGCAGTCACTTCTGGTTCGAGCTCCCATTCGAGCGGGTCAGCCCGGAGGAGGCGCCAGCGGAAAAGATCAAAGACACCCAGCAACCGAGCGGACCGCGCCTGACCGGCTTGCATTGTCTGGTCGCGGATGACTGCCCGATGAATCGAGAAATGGTCGAACGCGCACTGCGGCGCGAGGGCGCTCGTGTGACGCTGGTCACCGATGGTCAGCAAGCGCTGGACTGGCTGCACGCCCACCCCCAGGGTGTTGATGCTTTGCTAATGGACATCCGGATGCCTGTGATGGACGGGCTTGCCGCGACCCGTGCGCTCCGTCGGGACTTTGGCCTGACCGATTTGCCGGTCATCGCCTTCTCCGCCGGCGTGCTGACTGAACATCGCCAGCAGGCCGAGGAGGCCGGGTTCAGCGATTTCCTGGCGAAGCCCGTCGACCTGGAGGATCTCGTGTCGATCCTGCGGCGTTGGTGCGCAACGCCCGCGGCGGACGCATCGCCGCCCAGCAGCGCCCCGACACAACTGCCATCCAATGCGCCGAAAACGGACTTTCCCGACATTCCCGGACTCGATACCCGTCGAGCGGCGCGATATTTTGACAACGATTGGTCACGTTTTCTGAAATCGCTGGCATCCCTAACCAATGATTTTCACGATGCGGCACAGCATACGCGCGATGACCTAGCGCGTGGCGCGGTTAACGCCGCCGCCCAGCGGCTCCATTCCTTAAGAGGTCGCGCGGGCTATCTTGGCACGCAGGATTTGATCCAAACAGCCGCAACCTTAGAGCAACGCCTGCTGGAAGGGCGCACCGATCTTGAGGACTTAATCGATGCGTTCGAGGAGCAGCTCGCCGCACTCCTGACCGCGCTCAAACCCTGGCTGCCATCCAAAGACGAGAAGGTTCGGATACTCATTGTCGATGACGACCCCGCCAGCGTCAAAATGATGGGGGAGGCACTGATGCCCGAGTATCAATGCGAATTTGCCTTGTCCGGAGCACAGGCGCTACAACGGCTGAAGACAGCAGCAGCGCCTGCGCTAATCCTGCTCGACCTCATGATGCCGGAGATGGACGGCTATGAATTATGTCGTTCTCTTCAGAAAGACCCACGATGGCAGGACATTCCGATCATTTTCGTGACGGCCAGCCAGGACATCAAGAATGAGACTCAGGCATTGCAGGCTGGCGCGACGGATTTCATCCCGAAACCCATCGACCCGTCAGTGCTGCGCTTGCGGATTGATGTGCACCTCCTATTGCGCGAGTAGACGCTGCGTGACGCCCTGCCTGATCAACAAAGCCGGGCATGAACAAGAAGGCCCTGACAGAACGGTCGTTCCCACCGTCTCTTAACGCATCTTCCCTATGGACACTGCCCCGGACCAGGCTACCCACCTCAATACAGCGTCAAGCGCGAGCGCCAAGGGCGCGATCGATGCCAACCCAGGGCAACGCCCTGGGTCTCGGTCTAAAACTCACGGATCGAACCAAATCAGGCTCGCCATACGGCCGGTGCGCGCGTCGCGGCGGTAGGAATAGAAGCGCGCCTGGTCGCTGAAGGTGCAGTAATCGCCACCACTGATATCGTTGACACCGGCTTGCCGCAGTCGCTGACGCGCCAGGGTGTAAAGGTCTGCCAGCCAGCGCTCGCCAACTGAGGGTTTAAAGGCTCCGGCAGCCCCCGCGTCGGCACTCAGGAAAGCCTCGCGCACCTCCGGGCCGACCTCGAAGGCGCGCGGGCCGATGGCTGGCCCCAGCCATGCGGCGATGCGCTCGGGCGGTTGTGCCAGGCGCGCGACCGCGCCCTCGATGACACCGGCAAGCAGGCCACGCCAGCCGGCATGCACGGCGGCCACTGCGCGACCATGGCGCTCGCACAGCAAGACTGGCAGACAGTCGGCGGTCAGCACCGCGCAGACAAAGCCTGGCTGATGGGTCAGGCTGGCGTCCGCGCAAGGACTCCCGTTCCCCGCACCATCGCCAATCTCCACCACCTCGGTGCCATGCACCTGCTCGAGCCACAGAGGCTCGGTCGGCAGCTTCAGGGCCGCCACCAGCTGCTGGCGGTTGGCTGCAACCCGGGCCGGATCATCGCAGACATGGGTCGCCAGGTTCAGGCCGGCAAAGGGGCCGGTACTCGTGCCGCCGCTGCGAATGGTGGTGCAAGCATGCACCCGGGGGGAGACTGACCAATTGGGGTAGATTAGTTCAAGACTTGAAGGCGCTAAATCGCTAGCCATTGATGCGGCAATCATTCACGCACCTCCGGCGGCTGGTCGAGTTCGGTTAGTAGCTGCGCAAAATCGGGGGCCATCGGGATCTCCCAACTCAGGGTTTCGCCGCTTGCGGGATGTTCCAGTGCTAGGCCGATGGCATGCAGGGCCTGGCGCGGAAAGTTACGCAACGCCTCGGCCGCCGGCGCATGGGCGGGGAAGGGCTGGCGCGCGCGCGCATAGACTGGATCGCCTACCAGCGGGTGGCGCAGGTGTGCCATGTGGACGCGAATCTGATGGGTGCGACCGGTCTCCAAGCGCACGCCAAGCAGGGTGCAATGGCCAAAGCGCTTGAGAACCCGGTAGTGGCTAATGGCCGGGCGCCCGGAGGCGACCACGGCCATTTTGGTGCGCGCTTGCGGATGCCGGCCGATGGGCTGATCGACGCTGCCGCCGCTGATCAGGTCGCCGCGCACCAGGGCACGGTAGTCGCGATGCACCAGGCGTGCCTGCAACTGGGTGACCAAGGACTGATGGGCGATAAGGGACTTGGCCACCACCATGAGTCCGCTGGTGTCCTTATCGAGCCGGTGCACGATGCCGGCACGCGGCAGCGCGGCCAGCTCGGGATTGTGATGCAACAGCGCGTTGAGCAGGGTTCCGTCGGGCTGACCGGCGCCTGGATGCACTACCAGCCCGGCGGGCTTGTTGATGACCAGCAGATGCGCGTCCTCATGCACCAGAGCGAAATCAATCTCCTGCGCCGGAGCGGCGGTTTGCACCTCCAAAGCCGGATTGGTGTGCAGACAGATCTGCTCGCCACCGCGCACCTTGTCGCGCCGGCGGCGAGCCTCGCCATCCACCCGCAACTGGCCGGTCTCAAGCCAGTGCTGGATGCGCCCGCGCGAGTAATCTGGCAGCAACTCCGCGAGCGTCTGATCAAGCCGACGCCCAGCAGCACTTAGTGGGAGCTTGAGTTCTATTGATTCCATTCCTGTAGGTCCAGTCCTCTGCTATGGCACCGTGGCACAATACGACCACGCACTAGCGCCGATCAATTCTTTGCACCTCCGAGCGCGAGCCATCCTTGTAGGTCAGTTGGACGCTAACGTACTGGGTTGGCACAGGGATGGATCGATAGATTTCCATCCCCGAACCGATGCTGTGAGGATCATCGGGGTCGCACTCGCCCAGGCCTGTCCAGACTGTATCCGGCTCCGGCGTATCCAGGCCAAATTGCACCTCGCTGATCGCACAGCGATAGGATTGTAGGTGGGTGAAATAGAGCATACCTGGGTTGCCAGCATTAAAGGCAAGCCAGCTTCCTTTGGTCATTTCCAGGATTTTTTTCTGGCTGCTCACCAGCTCGTCGGTGGTGGTGAAATCCACCTTGAAAGGACCGTTCTCGCGCCCCTGTATATCGACATACTTCACATAGATGGCGCCATCTTTCTGGGTGGCCGGCAATTGAAACCAGGTCACTGCTGGTGGTTCTCCCAGCCGTGGGTCGATAAAGTCTGAGACGCCGGTATCGATGAAGTCCCCAGTGTCACCCAGCCGGTAAGAGAAGTGACGGACAACTTCAGGAAAATTAAAATAAAGCTGCCACCCGCTATTGCTGCGTGTCGCTTTGTAAATGAAATTGGGTTTGGTCGCGACCG includes the following:
- a CDS encoding response regulator, coding for MTDTNIQPAQIVSPTDSPVSSKPDHGVGGTLRQRAEQIAGDTSAQSSNAIAEMSPKDIQRTLHEARVKQIELELQDKELQRAKAQISTMQARCLVCQKRALPSALSHSEKLFRAIFMTAPSSFLIHNKDSGEMLAANPTACVQYGYDSFEALKANHDRMWTKPPYSREDLLKWAAKTIQEGPQQFEWCYRHAEGKLQWEWVHLSALVMHGKTCILAISDDITREKQITTNLQASESLTRAIINASPMPLAIAYETGAVTYLNRAFTECFGYTLEDIPTWSDWRVKAFPDPDYRQRVVNMRREALQSVTNNGDSSKPGELMVCCKDGQRRTLTAFATPLKTTPEILYLNTFSDVTELNQAREEARQAAQIKSQFLANMSHEIRTPLSAMLGLAQLLEGEALSAEQHHQVQQMRTAGRSLNALVNDILDLSKLEAGQLRLTARTFSPVVLLAQVASLMGQQARAKGLAFQLDTPSGLAAWLRGDALRLEQILVNLVSNAVKFTERGEVCVKVSQEDIDTRTVRLRLDVQDTGIGISPEHLATLGTAFTQADESITRRFGGTGLGLAISKQLVEQMDGTLDVDSTLGVGSHFWFELPFERVSPEEAPAEKIKDTQQPSGPRLTGLHCLVADDCPMNREMVERALRREGARVTLVTDGQQALDWLHAHPQGVDALLMDIRMPVMDGLAATRALRRDFGLTDLPVIAFSAGVLTEHRQQAEEAGFSDFLAKPVDLEDLVSILRRWCATPAADASPPSSAPTQLPSNAPKTDFPDIPGLDTRRAARYFDNDWSRFLKSLASLTNDFHDAAQHTRDDLARGAVNAAAQRLHSLRGRAGYLGTQDLIQTAATLEQRLLEGRTDLEDLIDAFEEQLAALLTALKPWLPSKDEKVRILIVDDDPASVKMMGEALMPEYQCEFALSGAQALQRLKTAAAPALILLDLMMPEMDGYELCRSLQKDPRWQDIPIIFVTASQDIKNETQALQAGATDFIPKPIDPSVLRLRIDVHLLLRE
- the rluD gene encoding 23S rRNA pseudouridine(1911/1915/1917) synthase RluD encodes the protein MESIELKLPLSAAGRRLDQTLAELLPDYSRGRIQHWLETGQLRVDGEARRRRDKVRGGEQICLHTNPALEVQTAAPAQEIDFALVHEDAHLLVINKPAGLVVHPGAGQPDGTLLNALLHHNPELAALPRAGIVHRLDKDTSGLMVVAKSLIAHQSLVTQLQARLVHRDYRALVRGDLISGGSVDQPIGRHPQARTKMAVVASGRPAISHYRVLKRFGHCTLLGVRLETGRTHQIRVHMAHLRHPLVGDPVYARARQPFPAHAPAAEALRNFPRQALHAIGLALEHPASGETLSWEIPMAPDFAQLLTELDQPPEVRE
- the pgeF gene encoding peptidoglycan editing factor PgeF → MIAASMASDLAPSSLELIYPNWSVSPRVHACTTIRSGGTSTGPFAGLNLATHVCDDPARVAANRQQLVAALKLPTEPLWLEQVHGTEVVEIGDGAGNGSPCADASLTHQPGFVCAVLTADCLPVLLCERHGRAVAAVHAGWRGLLAGVIEGAVARLAQPPERIAAWLGPAIGPRAFEVGPEVREAFLSADAGAAGAFKPSVGERWLADLYTLARQRLRQAGVNDISGGDYCTFSDQARFYSYRRDARTGRMASLIWFDP